A genomic region of Bradyrhizobium sp. CCGB12 contains the following coding sequences:
- a CDS encoding alpha/beta hydrolase: MAEIGPQWSPAKYVKLMLEKFSEIHRPASTEDIDVRMDLPYGTHPRQRFDIYLPAGSDESRAAVLFAHGGAFLDGHRNRTDEIYANVLRYFARNGVVGINIGYRLADDTLYPGATEDVAAVVAWAHEHASEIGIDRNRIFLMGHSAGAAHTGSYAYDKRHHPAAGPGLAGHLVISGRVRAETRVENPNAKKVVSYYGTDNTDALADFSPVSHIDESSVPTFVAWAEFENPLIDVHCAELCFRLAVAKRRSPPSMWLRGHNHTSSIGHINTAEDELGLAMLDFISHPR; this comes from the coding sequence ATGGCCGAGATCGGCCCCCAGTGGTCTCCGGCCAAGTATGTCAAGCTGATGCTCGAAAAATTCAGCGAGATACATCGGCCAGCGTCAACGGAAGACATCGATGTCAGGATGGACCTCCCCTACGGCACGCATCCGCGCCAAAGATTCGACATCTATCTGCCCGCCGGCTCAGACGAGAGCCGCGCGGCGGTTCTGTTTGCGCACGGCGGCGCCTTCCTCGACGGTCATCGCAACCGGACCGACGAAATCTATGCCAACGTCCTACGATATTTCGCGCGCAATGGTGTCGTTGGGATCAATATCGGATACCGCTTGGCCGACGACACCCTCTATCCCGGCGCGACTGAGGATGTCGCCGCAGTGGTTGCCTGGGCGCACGAGCACGCCAGCGAGATCGGAATAGATCGCAATCGCATCTTCCTCATGGGGCACTCCGCAGGTGCGGCGCATACCGGCAGCTATGCCTATGACAAACGGCATCACCCGGCTGCCGGACCGGGATTGGCTGGACATCTCGTCATCAGTGGCAGGGTGCGGGCCGAAACGCGGGTCGAGAATCCCAATGCGAAGAAGGTTGTCAGCTACTACGGGACGGACAACACCGATGCATTGGCCGATTTTTCCCCGGTGTCGCATATCGACGAGAGCAGCGTTCCCACTTTTGTCGCCTGGGCCGAGTTCGAGAATCCACTGATCGATGTGCACTGCGCCGAGCTGTGCTTTCGCCTCGCGGTGGCAAAGCGTCGTTCACCGCCGTCGATGTGGTTGCGGGGGCACAATCATACGTCCTCGATCGGGCACATCAACACGGCCGAAGATGAGCTGGGGCTCGCTATGCTCGACTTCATCTCCCATCCGCGGTGA
- the repB gene encoding plasmid partitioning protein RepB, whose amino-acid sequence MGRKNLLSDLLSDATQAAPSAPPAEEGRASQPTLGGRGVVGAMSRSLERLSAESEAARALADRFANGETVLEIDPSLIDASIVPDRMPGTDEEHEALVQSISANGQLVPVLLRPHPSQPTRYQTAYGHRRVRALKALGKPVRAVIRKMTDEELVVAQGKENGERKDLSFIERAIYAVTLEDREFKRDTIGSALSVDKTELSRLISVGRAIPRALIEAIGPAPKTGRRRWMELEALLQGRDAIGDLAQLVSSQAFRSKDSDARFLAVCAALAPRPQRTEPESWTSADGKAVASIERKTEKTTLAVNEKVAPGFGEFVVGRLAELYVEYLKGTA is encoded by the coding sequence ATGGGACGCAAGAACCTACTCAGCGATCTGCTGAGCGATGCCACGCAGGCCGCCCCGAGCGCGCCGCCGGCGGAAGAGGGAAGGGCGTCTCAGCCTACCCTCGGCGGGCGTGGCGTCGTCGGAGCCATGAGCCGATCACTTGAGCGACTGTCTGCCGAGAGCGAAGCGGCGAGAGCGCTGGCCGATCGGTTCGCCAATGGCGAGACAGTGCTCGAAATCGATCCCTCGCTGATCGACGCATCAATCGTACCCGACCGGATGCCTGGTACGGACGAGGAGCATGAGGCGCTGGTCCAATCGATCTCCGCCAACGGCCAGCTCGTTCCTGTTTTACTGCGTCCTCATCCGAGTCAGCCGACCCGCTACCAGACGGCTTACGGTCATCGCCGGGTGAGGGCGCTGAAGGCGCTCGGAAAGCCAGTTCGTGCGGTCATCAGGAAGATGACCGACGAAGAGCTCGTGGTGGCGCAAGGCAAGGAGAACGGCGAACGGAAGGATCTTTCGTTCATCGAGAGGGCAATCTACGCCGTCACTCTCGAGGACCGCGAGTTCAAGCGCGACACGATCGGCTCCGCCCTTAGCGTCGACAAGACCGAACTCTCCCGCCTGATCTCGGTCGGCCGAGCCATTCCGCGTGCGTTGATCGAGGCGATCGGCCCAGCGCCGAAGACGGGCCGGAGACGCTGGATGGAGCTCGAAGCCTTGCTCCAGGGCAGGGATGCAATCGGCGACTTGGCACAGCTGGTATCGAGCCAGGCCTTTCGCAGTAAAGATTCCGATGCGCGCTTCCTTGCCGTATGTGCAGCGCTTGCGCCCAGGCCGCAGCGAACGGAACCCGAGTCCTGGACGTCGGCTGACGGCAAGGCGGTCGCCTCGATCGAACGCAAAACGGAAAAGACCACCCTCGCGGTAAACGAGAAGGTCGCCCCGGGGTTCGGTGAATTCGTCGTAGGGCGACTAGCTGAACTTTACGTGGAGTACCTCAAGGGAACTGCGTAG
- a CDS encoding aspartate dehydrogenase: MLRVASKPPRLVFIGWGAINSRVGALLKQRETPVEIAAIATMDTPRARAELPPGVAFLGSPDELAAIRPDLVIEAAGRAAISQWAPAALAASPAMITASTSAFSDDGLLSWLNDLAEQHGSRIELPSGAIGGIDALASAAVLGIDDVVHQIVKPPRAWINTPAERLVALDTMGERTVFFTGTARQAAATYPQNANATVVTSLAGIGLDQTRVELIADPASTMNGHRIIASGAFGRMDITLENKPLATNPKSSELTALSLVRLIEHRARRIIV, encoded by the coding sequence ATGCTTAGAGTGGCGTCCAAACCTCCGCGGCTGGTGTTCATCGGCTGGGGCGCGATCAATTCGCGCGTCGGCGCCCTGCTGAAGCAGCGCGAAACACCAGTGGAGATTGCCGCCATCGCGACGATGGATACGCCACGGGCGCGCGCCGAGCTGCCGCCCGGCGTTGCATTTCTCGGCTCACCGGACGAACTTGCGGCCATCAGGCCCGACCTCGTGATCGAGGCGGCCGGCCGCGCTGCCATTTCGCAGTGGGCGCCCGCTGCGCTCGCCGCCAGTCCCGCCATGATCACGGCGTCCACCAGCGCCTTCAGCGACGACGGTCTGCTCTCCTGGCTAAACGACCTAGCCGAGCAACACGGCAGCCGGATCGAGCTGCCGTCGGGCGCGATCGGCGGCATTGATGCGCTCGCGAGCGCCGCCGTGCTGGGAATCGACGACGTCGTTCATCAGATCGTCAAGCCGCCCCGCGCCTGGATCAATACTCCGGCGGAACGGCTCGTTGCCCTCGATACCATGGGCGAACGGACGGTGTTTTTCACCGGAACGGCGCGGCAGGCGGCCGCGACCTATCCGCAAAACGCCAACGCGACGGTGGTCACCTCGCTCGCCGGAATCGGGCTTGATCAAACGCGCGTCGAACTGATCGCAGATCCGGCCTCGACGATGAACGGTCACCGCATCATCGCCAGCGGCGCGTTCGGCCGCATGGATATCACACTCGAGAACAAGCCGCTCGCGACCAACCCGAAATCATCTGAGCTGACCGCGCTTAGCCTGGTTCGTCTGATCGAACATCGTGCCAGGCGCATCATCGTATAA
- a CDS encoding DUF927 domain-containing protein, whose amino-acid sequence MQSDAANDFGLIVQSRPHICGRIYRRCLKPSIQNVAQPLNEAVFGTVEVSVLRVCFDRGPPKRATVTTCCSFAAPLLRIANEQSFGFCLAGKTGGGKTTATLIGSSVGGAGQIDQLLTWNATLAGLEPALRSHNDCLMVVDDLNKMPVASEKEKYRSTNNFAHNLGTGSTKRRSPAFDEGSDNGEQYRVISLTSAETTIAELAAKCGEQRGGDARRLIDVPIYLDGLDHIFDRVPNAGQLGQSELQQLFSAVYTACAKDHGEIFAQYIRFLIRSRAELRNKIIRHVNRFRANAAGRADGIVYADIIRKFGIVYAGGALAIEGVDLPWKRAELLDAIAKCCDTALDTLSTEQRTLEAGWKLLKARLMSLPRASTIERSEYDSMEGYVEPERGRYRCIVKTDKFNRVFVNALQRKLVLDELARRNWITRSRSNEKQGQFIWPDGVRRRSLEINWARRMSSA is encoded by the coding sequence GTGCAGAGCGATGCGGCGAATGATTTCGGACTCATCGTTCAGAGCCGTCCTCACATATGCGGTCGCATCTACAGGCGCTGTCTCAAGCCATCCATTCAGAACGTCGCGCAACCCCTCAACGAAGCGGTTTTCGGGACCGTAGAAGTCTCGGTTCTGCGGGTTTGTTTCGATCGCGGGCCGCCAAAGCGCGCTACCGTAACCACGTGCTGCTCATTTGCGGCGCCCCTCTTGCGCATCGCGAACGAGCAGTCGTTCGGATTTTGTCTCGCAGGGAAGACCGGAGGCGGAAAGACGACAGCCACCTTGATCGGCTCGTCAGTTGGTGGGGCCGGTCAGATCGACCAGTTGCTCACTTGGAACGCAACATTGGCTGGCCTTGAGCCAGCCCTGCGCTCACATAATGACTGCCTGATGGTCGTCGACGATCTAAACAAGATGCCAGTCGCATCTGAGAAAGAAAAGTATCGCAGTACAAACAATTTCGCCCACAATCTTGGAACAGGCTCGACCAAGCGACGCAGCCCCGCGTTCGACGAAGGTTCGGACAATGGAGAGCAATACCGGGTGATTTCGCTCACATCAGCAGAGACTACAATAGCGGAGCTTGCGGCCAAGTGCGGCGAGCAAAGAGGCGGTGATGCTCGCCGCCTAATCGATGTACCCATTTACTTGGACGGTCTCGATCATATCTTTGATCGAGTGCCAAACGCTGGTCAGCTCGGCCAGTCAGAATTGCAGCAACTGTTTTCGGCGGTTTACACCGCGTGCGCCAAAGACCACGGCGAAATCTTCGCACAGTATATCAGGTTTCTGATCAGGTCTCGGGCAGAGCTTCGGAACAAGATCATCAGACACGTGAACCGGTTTCGGGCGAATGCGGCCGGCAGGGCAGATGGCATCGTGTACGCCGACATCATACGAAAATTCGGCATTGTCTATGCCGGCGGCGCACTTGCGATCGAAGGCGTTGACCTTCCCTGGAAAAGGGCAGAACTCCTGGACGCAATCGCCAAATGCTGCGATACGGCTCTCGATACGCTTTCAACTGAACAGCGAACCCTCGAGGCAGGTTGGAAATTGCTCAAGGCCCGGCTGATGAGCTTACCAAGGGCTTCGACGATCGAGCGCAGTGAGTATGATTCGATGGAGGGGTATGTCGAGCCAGAGCGCGGTCGATACCGCTGCATAGTGAAGACCGACAAGTTCAACCGCGTCTTTGTCAATGCTTTGCAGCGCAAACTCGTGCTGGACGAATTGGCACGACGAAACTGGATTACTCGATCGCGGTCGAACGAAAAGCAGGGACAATTCATTTGGCCCGACGGCGTTCGAAGGCGGTCGCTGGAAATTAACTGGGCTCGCCGAATGAGCAGCGCATGA
- a CDS encoding type II toxin-antitoxin system VapB family antitoxin — MAFHIKNPETDALARRVAALKKIGLTEAVHTALAHELEREQGKPSLVDLGVQFCRDLRARSNPQKGKPADKAFRDGLYGGD, encoded by the coding sequence ATGGCTTTCCACATTAAGAATCCCGAGACCGACGCGCTGGCCCGCAGGGTCGCCGCGCTCAAGAAGATCGGGCTCACCGAGGCCGTGCATACGGCACTTGCCCACGAGCTGGAGCGCGAGCAGGGCAAGCCGTCCTTGGTCGATCTGGGCGTCCAGTTCTGTCGCGATCTCCGGGCCAGGAGCAATCCGCAAAAGGGCAAGCCGGCAGACAAGGCGTTCCGCGACGGCCTTTACGGGGGTGACTGA
- the repC gene encoding plasmid replication protein RepC: MTDSHPTTPFGRRTLTLAMVASQAAAKACPEDRVVHKWKIFRAITDARERLDISDRALTVLNALLTCLPETALTPGNLVVFPSNASLSERTHGMAGTTLRRHLFALVNAGLIIRRDSPNGKRYARRCGDGTIEQAFGFDLTPIVARAEEFDRLADEVRIERRTIALARERVSILRRDIAKMIAVAAEQGALGDWGDVRRRFAGLSGRLPRAVGLGLLEPLAENLERLAAEAGKLLDCHLSAQKTDGNDSHSGAHYQNSNPDPLIELEPASQEGRGAISETQPVPERRSQQATRFPLGLILKACPDIAMYSRTGIGSWPELIATAAIVRSALGVSPSAWEDAVDAMGEGDAAVTVAAILQRSAEVKSPGGYLRGLTAKARAGNYSIGPQIMALWKKQKTANDKQAS; the protein is encoded by the coding sequence ATGACCGACAGTCACCCAACGACGCCCTTCGGGCGGCGGACGCTGACGCTTGCCATGGTGGCGAGCCAGGCGGCCGCGAAGGCATGCCCTGAAGACAGGGTAGTTCACAAGTGGAAGATCTTCCGCGCGATTACCGATGCGAGGGAGCGGCTCGATATCTCGGATCGTGCGTTGACCGTGCTCAACGCCTTGCTGACGTGTCTACCGGAGACGGCTCTTACCCCTGGCAACCTCGTTGTCTTCCCCTCGAATGCGTCGCTGAGCGAGCGCACGCACGGCATGGCAGGGACCACGCTCCGAAGGCATTTGTTCGCGCTGGTCAACGCGGGACTCATCATCCGCCGCGATAGCCCCAACGGAAAGCGATACGCTCGGCGATGCGGCGATGGCACAATCGAGCAGGCGTTCGGGTTCGATCTGACGCCGATCGTTGCGCGGGCCGAGGAGTTCGATCGTCTGGCCGACGAGGTGAGGATCGAGCGCCGCACCATCGCCCTGGCGCGGGAGCGTGTCTCGATACTCCGGCGGGATATCGCCAAGATGATTGCCGTTGCGGCGGAGCAGGGGGCCCTGGGCGACTGGGGGGATGTCCGGAGACGCTTTGCCGGTCTCAGTGGCCGCTTGCCGCGCGCGGTCGGGCTAGGCCTCCTCGAGCCTCTGGCCGAAAACCTGGAGCGTCTCGCCGCAGAGGCAGGCAAGCTGTTGGATTGTCATCTCTCTGCACAGAAAACGGACGGCAATGACAGCCATTCCGGCGCGCACTATCAGAATTCAAATCCAGACCCCTTAATTGAACTTGAACCGGCCTCTCAAGAAGGCAGGGGCGCGATCAGTGAAACCCAACCGGTGCCGGAGAGGAGGAGCCAACAGGCGACGAGATTCCCGTTGGGGCTGATCCTCAAGGCTTGTCCCGACATCGCGATGTACTCGCGGACAGGAATCGGAAGCTGGCCGGAATTGATCGCGACGGCCGCGATCGTTCGATCGGCGCTGGGGGTCAGCCCGAGCGCCTGGGAAGACGCCGTGGACGCGATGGGGGAGGGCGATGCAGCGGTTACGGTCGCCGCGATTCTGCAACGCTCGGCGGAAGTCAAAAGTCCGGGCGGCTACCTGCGGGGTCTTACAGCGAAAGCTAGGGCCGGCAATTATTCCATCGGACCGCAGATCATGGCGCTCTGGAAGAAGCAAAAGACTGCGAATGATAAACAGGCTTCCTAG
- a CDS encoding helix-turn-helix transcriptional regulator, whose protein sequence is MSHIHPDVLIPPDGESARRVVAYVLDLKRGGGRPLHKHDRAQLLAVTSGSIAVVAEGATFVAPPERGVWVPAHTLHETRHLASTRLRTLYIEASAYPELPDRTTVVQINPLMRELLSAIVARPRDYAEAGPDGRLIDVMLDQIAASRALPLNLPIPTSASLRGVAMEILERPAETPDIHELSGSLHMSTRTLQRQFKTETGLSLRSFRRQAKLLKALELLSARTPVSRISDQLGFGEPSAFISMFRAAYGVTPGRYLSRD, encoded by the coding sequence ATGAGCCATATTCATCCTGACGTCTTGATCCCGCCGGATGGAGAGTCGGCGCGCCGGGTGGTGGCGTATGTGCTGGATCTCAAACGTGGCGGAGGGCGTCCTCTGCACAAGCATGATCGTGCCCAGCTCCTGGCCGTGACCTCTGGATCGATCGCCGTGGTGGCGGAAGGCGCGACCTTTGTGGCGCCGCCCGAGCGGGGCGTGTGGGTTCCGGCGCATACCTTGCATGAGACCCGACATCTTGCATCGACTCGTCTGCGAACGCTTTACATCGAAGCAAGCGCTTACCCGGAGTTGCCGGATCGTACGACCGTGGTCCAGATCAACCCGCTGATGCGGGAGTTGCTGTCAGCGATCGTCGCACGTCCGCGCGATTACGCAGAAGCGGGGCCCGACGGCCGCCTGATAGACGTGATGCTCGACCAGATCGCGGCTTCGCGTGCGTTACCGCTTAATCTTCCCATTCCAACCTCGGCGTCGCTTCGAGGAGTGGCGATGGAGATTCTGGAGCGGCCCGCGGAAACCCCGGACATACACGAATTATCGGGTTCTCTCCACATGTCGACGCGCACATTGCAGCGGCAGTTCAAGACCGAGACCGGGCTGTCGCTGCGAAGCTTCAGGCGTCAGGCCAAGCTCCTGAAGGCGCTCGAATTGCTGTCAGCCCGAACGCCAGTGAGCCGGATCTCCGATCAGCTCGGCTTCGGCGAGCCGAGCGCTTTCATCTCGATGTTCAGAGCCGCCTACGGTGTGACGCCGGGGCGCTATCTCTCGCGGGACTAA
- the repA gene encoding plasmid partitioning protein RepA, which yields MSLTEQTVADHSALNEPRAIHELIAADARELSAKLVAHRLKLFPPKAAKTLRRFSSGEAAKLIGVNDSYLRQLSLEKKGPDPEIGPAGRRLYSLDDIQALRTYLDETGKASRRYLPTRRGGEHLQVIAVVNFKGGSGKTTSAAHLAQHLALQGYRVLAVDLDPQASLSALHGYQPEFDVEENGTLYGAIRYDDSRRELSDIIRRTYFPLLDIVPANIELMEFEHETPKALAQRQSGDPLFFARVATVLGSVEANYDAVVIDCPPQLGFLTLSALCAATAVLIPVHPQMLDVMSMSQFLLMTSDLLEVVAKAGGNMNYDWMRYLVTRYEPGDGPQAQMVGFMRSLFGDRMITNMMLKSTAISDAGITKQTLYEVPREQFTRSTYDRAMESLDGVNGEIQNLMQAAWGRA from the coding sequence GTGTCTTTAACGGAACAAACTGTCGCCGATCATTCGGCGTTAAATGAGCCTCGCGCGATCCATGAACTGATCGCTGCGGACGCTCGCGAGCTGTCGGCAAAGCTTGTCGCCCACAGACTGAAGCTCTTCCCGCCGAAAGCCGCCAAAACCTTACGTCGATTCTCGTCCGGCGAAGCGGCCAAGTTGATCGGCGTGAACGACTCCTATTTGCGGCAGTTGTCGCTCGAGAAGAAGGGGCCCGATCCCGAGATCGGCCCGGCCGGCCGACGTCTCTATTCCTTGGACGACATCCAGGCCCTTCGGACTTATCTCGATGAGACCGGAAAGGCCTCGCGCCGATATCTGCCGACGCGCAGGGGAGGGGAGCACCTGCAGGTCATAGCCGTCGTCAACTTCAAGGGCGGCAGCGGCAAGACCACCAGCGCGGCGCACTTGGCCCAGCACCTCGCCTTGCAAGGATATCGCGTTCTTGCCGTCGATCTCGATCCTCAGGCGTCCTTGTCGGCTCTGCATGGATACCAGCCCGAATTCGACGTCGAAGAGAATGGCACCTTGTATGGTGCCATCCGCTACGACGACAGCCGCCGCGAGCTGAGCGACATCATCCGACGGACCTACTTCCCGCTCCTGGATATCGTGCCAGCGAACATCGAACTGATGGAGTTCGAGCACGAGACGCCCAAGGCTCTGGCCCAGCGGCAGTCCGGAGATCCACTCTTCTTCGCAAGGGTGGCGACGGTGCTCGGGTCGGTGGAGGCGAATTATGACGCCGTGGTCATCGATTGTCCGCCCCAGCTGGGATTCCTCACGCTGTCGGCGCTATGTGCCGCGACCGCGGTCCTCATCCCGGTGCATCCGCAAATGCTCGACGTGATGTCGATGTCGCAATTCCTCCTGATGACCTCGGACTTGCTGGAAGTCGTTGCGAAAGCCGGCGGCAACATGAACTACGATTGGATGAGATATCTGGTCACCCGCTACGAACCGGGCGACGGTCCGCAGGCGCAGATGGTCGGCTTCATGAGGTCGCTTTTTGGCGATCGCATGATCACAAACATGATGCTGAAAAGCACCGCGATCAGCGACGCCGGCATCACCAAGCAAACCCTCTACGAGGTGCCGCGCGAACAGTTTACGCGATCGACCTACGACCGCGCGATGGAGTCGCTCGACGGCGTCAATGGGGAAATCCAGAATCTCATGCAAGCGGCTTGGGGGAGAGCCTGA
- a CDS encoding DUF736 domain-containing protein, producing the protein MATIGTFTSTRNGFSGAIKTLNLNVKAKLIRVENPSDKGPHFRIYSGNVELGAAWQKTAKDTERDYLSVKLDDPSFPAPIYATLTEVEGAEGLQLIWSRQNRD; encoded by the coding sequence ATGGCTACCATCGGCACCTTCACCTCCACGCGCAATGGCTTCTCCGGTGCGATCAAGACGCTCAACCTCAACGTCAAGGCCAAGCTGATCCGCGTCGAGAACCCTTCCGACAAGGGACCGCACTTCCGCATCTACTCGGGCAACGTCGAGTTGGGTGCGGCCTGGCAGAAGACCGCCAAGGACACCGAGCGCGACTACCTCTCCGTCAAGCTGGACGATCCGAGCTTCCCCGCTCCGATCTACGCCACCCTGACCGAGGTCGAAGGTGCGGAAGGTCTCCAGCTGATCTGGTCCCGGCAGAACCGGGACTGA
- a CDS encoding aldehyde dehydrogenase family protein gives MISPLYASFIDGNIAEDARNVFDLIAPQDGKIVGRIAEAGQPGVDKAVAAASAAFAGHRKQPTHVRIGWLKAAAKALLQTSDDIAAIICTDVGKPIRMASFEVRRGAEFLEATAAALTQFGGETVPLDVTPAGANHFGFVRHIPYGVVAGITPFNAPVNLLVQKVAPAIAAGNAIVVKPAPAGTRTALKLAQLFLDAGWPENLFTVVTGDKETAAALAAHEGVRAVSFTGSTSGGEALARAAGAKKFLAELGSNAANIVLDDADVTVAAKKIASAAFEASGQQCISAQRILVARSRLGEFLDAFVQAAKSLKVGEATEPTTDVGPMVSAAAAERVTVMCADAIAHGARYALEPTRKGAVVSPGILVDVSSNARLWREEVFGPVAVVASFEQIDEALALANDSPFGLQGAVFTRDLGAVLRFADDFDVGALWINEATRFRLDNYPFGGVKQSGVGREGVRHAIEELSQLRFVGMTI, from the coding sequence ATGATCTCGCCTCTCTACGCCAGCTTCATCGATGGAAACATCGCTGAGGACGCGCGAAATGTGTTCGACCTAATTGCGCCCCAGGACGGCAAGATTGTCGGGCGGATCGCAGAGGCGGGACAGCCCGGCGTCGACAAGGCAGTGGCGGCGGCAAGCGCCGCCTTTGCCGGGCACCGGAAGCAGCCGACCCATGTTCGCATCGGCTGGCTCAAGGCGGCGGCAAAGGCCTTGCTGCAGACCAGCGACGACATCGCCGCCATCATATGCACGGATGTGGGCAAGCCGATCCGGATGGCCTCCTTCGAAGTCCGCCGTGGCGCGGAATTTCTCGAAGCCACAGCGGCCGCGCTGACGCAGTTCGGCGGCGAGACCGTACCGCTGGATGTGACACCTGCAGGCGCGAACCATTTCGGTTTCGTGCGCCACATCCCCTATGGCGTAGTTGCCGGCATCACACCGTTCAACGCTCCAGTCAACCTGCTCGTCCAGAAGGTCGCGCCGGCCATCGCAGCCGGAAACGCCATCGTGGTCAAGCCGGCTCCCGCCGGGACGCGCACCGCTCTGAAGCTTGCACAGCTGTTCCTGGATGCTGGCTGGCCTGAAAACCTTTTCACCGTCGTCACTGGTGACAAGGAGACGGCCGCGGCCTTGGCCGCACACGAAGGCGTCCGCGCGGTCTCCTTCACGGGCAGCACTAGCGGCGGTGAAGCGCTGGCACGAGCGGCAGGTGCAAAGAAATTTCTCGCAGAGCTCGGATCCAACGCCGCCAATATCGTGCTTGATGATGCGGACGTCACGGTCGCAGCGAAGAAGATCGCCTCCGCGGCCTTCGAGGCGAGCGGACAGCAATGCATCTCCGCCCAGCGCATTCTCGTCGCAAGATCCCGCCTTGGAGAGTTTCTGGACGCTTTTGTTCAGGCCGCAAAGTCGCTCAAGGTGGGAGAAGCTACCGAGCCGACGACGGATGTCGGGCCGATGGTCAGCGCTGCGGCCGCCGAACGCGTGACGGTAATGTGTGCCGACGCGATCGCGCATGGCGCCCGCTACGCGCTTGAACCGACACGGAAAGGCGCCGTTGTGTCTCCGGGGATTCTGGTCGATGTATCCAGCAACGCTCGCTTATGGCGTGAAGAGGTCTTCGGTCCTGTCGCGGTCGTTGCGTCATTCGAACAGATCGACGAAGCCCTCGCACTCGCCAATGATTCACCATTTGGCCTGCAGGGGGCGGTCTTCACGCGAGATCTCGGTGCAGTCCTGCGGTTTGCCGACGATTTCGATGTCGGCGCGCTCTGGATCAACGAAGCCACACGCTTTCGTCTCGACAATTATCCATTCGGAGGCGTCAAGCAAAGCGGCGTCGGGCGAGAGGGCGTGCGTCATGCGATCGAGGAACTCTCCCAGCTTAGATTTGTCGGCATGACAATTTGA
- a CDS encoding type II toxin-antitoxin system VapC family toxin, with the protein MFIDASALTSLLTDEDEARELLARLHQAATRLTSPLAVWEAAIAVARVLGLPISEASEAVESYLALMEIKIVQVPPETARIALDAFDRYGKGRHPARLNFGDCFAYACARYLGEPLMFKGTDFPQTDIEAA; encoded by the coding sequence ATGTTTATCGATGCCTCGGCTCTGACCTCATTGTTGACCGACGAAGACGAAGCGCGGGAGCTGTTGGCGCGCCTTCACCAAGCGGCCACGCGCCTGACCTCGCCGCTGGCGGTGTGGGAGGCAGCGATCGCCGTGGCCCGAGTGCTTGGTCTCCCAATTTCGGAGGCTAGCGAAGCGGTCGAGAGCTATTTGGCGCTGATGGAGATCAAGATAGTGCAAGTGCCCCCCGAAACGGCCCGGATCGCGCTCGATGCTTTCGACCGTTACGGCAAGGGGCGGCACCCGGCACGGCTTAATTTCGGGGACTGTTTCGCCTACGCCTGCGCCCGCTATTTAGGGGAGCCTTTGATGTTCAAAGGCACCGATTTCCCGCAGACGGACATCGAAGCGGCATGA
- a CDS encoding GntR family transcriptional regulator codes for MGKSDKIDMTGKQNNSVVRYAPMHDQILPHLRKDIIENRWKSGERLSEPLLCKEFGVSRTPLRQALTTLELEGLVRLIPHVGAVVTDPDEAEVGEHMEVLIALEQLAATRVAEAGRPEVLREIQRIQREMNSAAKTGDAARYYTLNDAFHLAIVHGTGNRSLMDLHEKVMWHVHRERYRVNFGESVTSDSASSHTDLLQAILKGQTEAAGLAMREHLEHVGRLMLAHRQAQGAAAKPVKGQTSATKRGARGKPAPRSVLRANREDTI; via the coding sequence GTGGGCAAGTCGGATAAAATCGATATGACAGGGAAGCAGAACAACTCGGTCGTGCGCTACGCGCCGATGCACGACCAGATCCTGCCTCATCTGCGCAAGGACATCATCGAGAACCGGTGGAAGTCCGGCGAGCGACTGTCAGAGCCCCTGCTCTGCAAGGAGTTCGGCGTTTCCCGCACTCCGTTGCGGCAGGCACTGACGACCTTGGAATTGGAAGGTCTTGTCCGCCTCATTCCGCACGTCGGGGCAGTTGTTACGGACCCAGACGAGGCAGAGGTCGGCGAGCACATGGAAGTCCTGATTGCTCTCGAACAGCTTGCAGCGACGCGCGTAGCCGAGGCCGGTAGGCCCGAAGTGCTGCGCGAGATTCAGCGGATACAACGTGAGATGAATTCCGCCGCCAAAACCGGAGACGCCGCGCGCTACTATACGCTGAACGACGCGTTTCACCTCGCAATCGTGCACGGCACCGGCAACCGGTCGCTTATGGATTTGCATGAAAAAGTGATGTGGCACGTCCATCGCGAGCGCTATCGCGTCAATTTCGGCGAATCGGTCACCTCAGACAGCGCGAGCAGCCACACCGATCTCTTGCAGGCCATCCTGAAAGGCCAGACGGAAGCTGCCGGCCTTGCGATGCGCGAGCATCTGGAGCACGTCGGCCGCCTGATGCTGGCGCACCGTCAGGCGCAAGGCGCGGCGGCGAAGCCGGTCAAGGGGCAAACATCCGCAACCAAGCGCGGTGCTCGCGGCAAGCCGGCGCCACGTTCCGTGCTGCGCGCCAATCGAGAGGATACGATCTAA